One region of bacterium genomic DNA includes:
- a CDS encoding PASTA domain-containing protein, whose translation MRKKKESKIKYFLISFFTSLIVAACVSYGIFQFFFKFKWVEVPKIDGTTLSEAITTLEKSGLEIIVEEERADTIVPEGKIISQQPLPWSIVRKGTLIRVVLSKGPLKIKMPNLIGMPLDEAEFKLNEIGLSVGEVKYEISDSAPNSIILSSPGPNEFVEKGKIVDLIVSRGAYLITVPNLFGKTLWQARKILAEKGLKIGDIYYTCDEEYRFGIIIRQDPPANTKVSKETPIYFTINREEK comes from the coding sequence ATGAGGAAAAAGAAAGAAAGTAAAATAAAGTATTTTTTAATATCATTCTTCACTTCTCTCATAGTAGCCGCTTGTGTTTCATACGGAATTTTTCAATTCTTTTTTAAATTCAAATGGGTTGAAGTACCAAAAATTGATGGAACAACACTTTCGGAAGCAATAACTACACTTGAGAAAAGCGGTCTTGAAATTATAGTAGAAGAAGAGCGCGCTGATACCATCGTCCCTGAAGGTAAGATAATATCACAACAACCACTTCCGTGGAGCATAGTAAGAAAGGGAACATTAATTAGAGTAGTGTTGAGCAAAGGGCCGTTGAAGATAAAAATGCCAAATCTTATAGGAATGCCACTGGACGAGGCAGAATTTAAACTAAATGAAATTGGTCTATCGGTTGGTGAAGTCAAATATGAAATTTCTGATTCAGCTCCTAATTCTATTATATTAAGCTCTCCCGGCCCAAATGAGTTTGTAGAGAAAGGTAAAATTGTAGACCTCATTGTAAGTAGAGGAGCATATTTAATCACTGTCCCAAACTTATTTGGAAAGACATTATGGCAAGCAAGGAAGATTTTAGCGGAGAAAGGACTTAAAATTGGAGATATTTATTATACATGCGATGAAGAATATAGATTTGGTATAATTATACGCCAGGACCCACCTGCTAATACCAAAGTGAGTAAAGAAACTCCTATCTATTTTACTATAAATAGGGAAGAGAAATGA
- a CDS encoding glycosyltransferase family 9 protein, which produces MDLGQQVSNLTAVRPTLPSSRQVKILVSVWPGLGDVVFATPVFRILRKKFPDAKIAVLTQSKGGKELLSHTPYIDEIVYSPLLSIPALVLKFKGYDIGLQCSGPIQLFFILCRIKKRVSFSGNPFWWLYPVSDNNYHSTEYYLRAVDKIDGVKLRDTNGCELFIGEKGKRFAQAMLKNIPHPIVAVHPGARCNKNKQWGAKNLVKLCNSIIEKFNAQILLIGGKSDVKLCNYIQNHIHTKALNLAGMTTLLQSAAIIEECDLFIGHASGPTHIAAALGTPVVAIYGADNPKNFAPLGRSVIVVTPKLRCAPCFHFYRNFLWGLRLRYIPVCKAIQTIKVEDVFNACAQVLKNEEKERK; this is translated from the coding sequence ATGGATTTGGGTCAACAGGTATCTAACCTGACTGCTGTCAGGCCTACCTTGCCGTCAAGCAGGCAAGTAAAGATTCTTGTATCGGTTTGGCCTGGATTAGGCGACGTTGTATTTGCGACTCCAGTATTCAGGATATTGCGTAAAAAGTTCCCGGATGCCAAAATTGCAGTCTTAACTCAGTCTAAAGGTGGAAAAGAGTTATTAAGCCATACTCCGTACATTGACGAAATTGTATACTCTCCTCTTTTATCAATACCTGCACTTGTTTTAAAGTTTAAAGGATATGATATTGGACTTCAATGTTCAGGTCCTATCCAGTTATTTTTTATACTTTGTAGGATTAAGAAAAGAGTGAGCTTTAGTGGAAATCCATTTTGGTGGCTTTATCCTGTGAGTGATAATAACTATCACTCTACAGAGTATTATCTAAGAGCGGTAGATAAGATAGATGGAGTAAAGTTAAGAGATACAAATGGGTGTGAACTCTTTATTGGAGAAAAAGGAAAGAGGTTTGCACAAGCTATGTTAAAAAATATCCCTCACCCAATTGTAGCTGTACATCCTGGGGCAAGATGCAATAAGAATAAACAATGGGGAGCCAAAAATCTTGTTAAGCTTTGTAACTCCATCATTGAAAAATTTAACGCCCAAATATTGCTAATTGGAGGTAAAAGTGATGTAAAATTATGTAACTATATCCAGAATCATATCCATACAAAAGCTTTAAATCTTGCAGGAATGACGACACTACTCCAATCAGCCGCTATTATTGAGGAGTGTGACTTGTTTATAGGACATGCATCCGGGCCTACTCATATAGCAGCTGCACTTGGCACTCCTGTAGTTGCAATATACGGTGCAGATAACCCAAAAAATTTCGCCCCATTAGGGAGAAGTGTGATAGTTGTGACACCAAAACTTAGATGTGCACCATGCTTCCACTTTTACAGAAACTTTTTATGGGGTCTTAGGCTAAGATATATCCCAGTTTGCAAAGCTATTCAAACAATTAAGGTGGAAGATGTATTTAATGCATGCGCTCAAGTTTTAAAAAATGAGGAAAAAGAAAGAAAGTAA
- a CDS encoding PASTA domain-containing protein, giving the protein MKTFGIVILIIVVSFALGVIGFNFIVMPLWVGLHEETTVPDVCGKTLEDAKNTLSKLELKSEVKAQKFSNMPEGVVISQIPLPTRRVRKGRIVELCISKGIEKVKVPWVQGLLVSQAQNLIERTGFKLGELNYEYSTTVPEGKVIYTIPSTDSLVPKGYKIDIFVSGVVKQSTMPELTGRSLKEVKEEVDKLGLDLVVKYAAEPSSLGIVILQSPPAGATVKAGDSLYLIVGRPSQK; this is encoded by the coding sequence ATGAAGACATTTGGGATTGTAATTTTGATAATTGTTGTATCTTTTGCACTTGGTGTGATTGGATTTAATTTCATCGTTATGCCCCTATGGGTGGGACTACATGAGGAAACAACTGTCCCAGATGTTTGCGGTAAAACATTAGAAGACGCAAAAAATACGCTATCTAAACTTGAGCTTAAAAGTGAAGTAAAAGCTCAAAAATTTAGCAATATGCCGGAAGGTGTTGTTATCTCTCAAATCCCTTTACCTACAAGGCGCGTAAGGAAGGGAAGGATTGTAGAGTTATGCATCTCAAAAGGGATAGAGAAAGTTAAAGTTCCATGGGTTCAAGGGTTGCTGGTCTCTCAAGCACAAAATTTAATTGAAAGAACAGGATTTAAGTTAGGCGAATTAAATTACGAATACTCAACTACAGTCCCTGAGGGCAAAGTAATTTATACCATACCATCCACAGATTCACTTGTTCCTAAAGGATATAAGATTGACATCTTTGTAAGTGGAGTAGTGAAACAAAGCACTATGCCCGAACTTACAGGAAGAAGCTTAAAAGAGGTAAAAGAAGAGGTAGATAAACTTGGCTTAGATTTAGTAGTTAAGTATGCTGCAGAACCCTCTTCATTAGGAATAGTTATACTCCAATCCCCACCAGCTGGGGCCACAGTAAAGGCGGGCGATTCGCTATATTTGATAGTTGGGAGACCGTCTCAAAAGTAA